The Mytilus galloprovincialis chromosome 11, xbMytGall1.hap1.1, whole genome shotgun sequence genome contains the following window.
tggggttcgtgttgttttttctttagttttctatgttgtgtcatgtatacttttgtttgtctgttagtatttttcatttttagtcatggcgttgtcagtttgttttagatttatgagttagactgtccctttggtatctttcgtccctcttctatacgtCCTCAATCCTCAATCTTATGGCCTGTTGGCACGAATTGTCCCAATGTGCAGTTTTCCTCTCTGGTGCGTTTTCCTCGACGTATTTTCTCAAGTTCTCTGTGCTTTAAATTTGGTATGCGCTGGTTAAGATTGGGATTGAGGAACAGCAGTATTAAATCTGCCCGTTCTGTGCAACTAGAAAGTGATCCTGTATATATTAGTGGAGgatatcattattcaatatatagtgtacatattatattcctacATTCATGGTGGTGGGTTTTGTTCTACACGCCGTAACGGTGTGGTTGTCCTACAAAGGATGTGAAaatttggaagaagaagaagaacattACCTTATCTCCCTTTAGAACTATTTATAGATGGCGCTGTATACAACATGGATGCTGTCTGTAACATTatcaatttatgttttatgtttacatCTTCATGGCACACATTTAGTAGAGTTGTTTGATTGCCAGGGGGATGttacatcacatttcaaaaggtTAGGACTGAAATGTGGACAGAGACGAGATTTTACAGCCGAAATTCTGTCGGAAGGCAATTTATAATGGGTACAActtcaagtcaaatcggcacctgttCAAATCGGCACCTTGTTAAATCGGAACTTGTCAAATCAGCACCTATTTACAGTTCTTCTattaaagcatgcaaaacaaacaaTTGATTATCTTGCTTGCTAtatttgtttggatgtttgtaaacaacaggtagGTAGTTTATTTCAGGCTGTTAACTATTTACtggaatttgattggacaataaacaATAACTTCATTTCATGTCAATTCTTAATGTCCAATCAAATCcaataattaataaaaacagacagaaactccgcctacctagtGTTTGCAAACAACCAAGCATTCATAGCAAGCTAGtagatcaatgttttgttttgcatgcttttatagaaaaactgtaaagtcaattcggcatcctataatatttgataaaataaatataaataattctaaaaatgtataaattcatgaTCTATTATGGGGGTTGGATTTCTTCTTCTCTTCTTTtgttacagaaaaccatcaacgTACAGATGtttactttccggcgcatgcctggtaaatgttttttaataaatttatgttgataatttttgtcaaaatataaattaacaaaatatttcttattcaaagttgtttttggtcatatattttcatattttcaatttttacaatttttctttgtttttaatatatacaatttttttatttagtttttaaatattacatttttatacgaccgcaaaatttgaaaattttttcgtcggatattgctatcacgttggcgtcgtcgtcgtcgttgtccgaatacttttagttttcgcactctaactttagtaaaagtgaatagaaatctatgaaattttaacacaaggtttatgaccacaaaaggaaggttgggattgattttgggagttttagtcccaacattttaggaattaggggccaaaaagggccaaataagcattttcttggttttcgcactataactttagtttaagtaaatagaaatcaatgaaatttaaacacaatgtttatgaccacaaaaggaaggttggtattgattttgggagtttaggtcccaacagtttaggaattaggggccaaaaagggacccaaataagcattttttttggttttcgcaccataactttagtataagtaaatagaaatctatgaaatttaaacacaaggtttatgaccgtaTAAGGAAGGTcagtattgattttgggagttttggtcccaacagtttaggaataaagggcccaaagggtccagatttaaactttgtttgattttatcaaaaattgaataattggggttctttgatatgccgaatctaactgtgtatgtagattcttaatttttggtcccgttttcaaattggtctatattaaggtccaaagggtccaaaattaaactttagtttgattttaacaaaaattgaatccttggggttctttgatatgctgaatctaaaaatgtacttagattttttattattggcccagttttcaagttggtcctaatcggggtccaaaattaaactttgtttgatttcatcaaaaattgaataattggggttctttgatatgccaaatctaactgtgtatgtagattcttaatttttggtccgttttcaaattggtttacattaacgtccaaagggtccaaaattaaactaagtttgattttaacataaattaaattcttgggcttatttgatatgctttatctaaatatgtacatgtactttgatttttgattatgggcccagttttcaagttggtctaaatcaggattccatatcaagtattgtgcaatagcaagaaaggAGAAGGGGCTATAAGGGGCAAAATTGGCCCCACTTCAAGATCTATTGGTATTTCTTTCAATTGATCTCTATGATATGGAGcttataaaacaccaaaaagtaTATAGTTATCTCTTGCGGTTTTCTTGTTAGGACGTCGTAAAAATAGTAGGCCGACTAAGCTTAAATATcagatttttacatattttatccttttttatgtATTGTGTACATTTTACAATAGATTACACCTTAAATAGTCAACGTGCATACATAATTACTAGTGAACCATTGTATTAATACAATGAAgaacaaaattgatataaagttTAGCTATTTAATATCAGTAAAATAGTTGCTATGGTAACAACAAGTTAACATTCgttctatgtacatgtatgaccaAATTATAGAAATTTTTCACCAGAGAAAATCTACAgttattgtttgtataaaaaagaagatgtggtatgattgacatttagataactgtccacaagggaccaaaataacacagacattaacaactataggtcaccaaacagccttcaacaatgagcaaagcccattctgcatagtcagctgtaaaaggccccgatatgccaatgtaaaacaattccaacgagaaaactaacggccttatttatttttcttttaacttgaatAACCAAAAATGAGTTTGTGTGTACTTTAATGTACTCGGCTGATAAAAACACATTAAGGTGGGACATATTACGCACTAGTATACATATAATCAAAGACACAATTACCGGCTCAACcttaataaaactgaaatattgttagcacattttttattttttgttgttttaaaaggTGTCTTTACAATATCATGATAATGTGATTTAAAACGACAGATGTAAAAAATTACGAAACGATGAAAAAACAATTGGATTTGATGGGACTCGAACGTACACCATCATGCCCAATGCGCAGCGTGTAGGCGATTTGAACCACATTGACACAACTATTTGAAGTTAATAACTCATATTGATCATTTTGATTCATAAACGGTTACCGtaggaacaatttttttttttcatttctttacttCTTATTCAActaaattgtttatatcaatgatatggcCATTTCATCTTTGTTGATTATGTCGTGgtctaaattatttttgttttaccaaacaGACGTTAATAGTGCAAAATGGAAACTGAGTTTTTTCGTCTGGGGCTTGTTTTATTGGTCTCTTCTGCACATCTCCAGAATGTCTTCTGGTgaagagtaaaataaaaattaattttgacgTCGAATATagcagatttttgttatgttggaTGACATAAATCAAGTTTTcgatgaccttttttttttttagaatattaagATACGTCCCGTAGACATGCATGACTGTAAAAGTGTGCTCTGTTCGTTACAATTTTCTTTAAAGTGCTTTCCTATGTCTCAATTTTTCTAAACAAACCAGGCTTAATCTCCCACTATTTGATTTTTACGATTTATCTTAAAGTGCACGAAAAATCGTCAATGTTTGTCAATATGACTGATCAAAAAGTACATCTCagtctatacatttttttaaaaagaaaccgaactggattttttttgtataaagctaAGATATCTGGAagttctaaatatcgtttttctATGGTGCTCCATGAAGAACATCTTCTGGTCCTAAATATTATTTCTAATGCACAATTTTGATGGTCAAAACCTTCGGATCTACCATTTTTCTACAACCTTCATTGTATATGGATCTATATGTAAGTATATAAGGTATACCAGACGTttcttacagtgacttgactgatagtgttgctatccaacaattgcaattcattcaaaattttgaccaaattgcaatttgttttattaaaccaaattgttcaactggtcagaaatttgaacaaattgttcagtcaaaatgtgaaagtgcaaggtgataaaataaatcatacttacaatcctataagactttaactccactgtgttgatgttatttttaaattagtttatcaatctgtatagttatatatagctattaccatactaaaggtgaactgttttatttgtaattgctataaaaatgtccaaactaagcttttatatagtttttctttcaaaatgtattctatattcataagaatcacacagtatatgaataaaaacatcatattcagtaaaataatttgtaaaattgcaatatatttgtaggaaggggagataatcttttttggtttcaaaaagtctttattcaaaagaatagtattttaggttatttcccaaaggaaacttatcaatagcatattgttatttcacatatagtttactgaatatatgatgtattattttaaatgatatatgattcttataaatataaaatccttttcgaaagaaaaactatataaaagcttagtttggacatttttatagcaattcaaaataaaatagttgacctttagtatggtaatggctataatataacatatatgatataatataattataccaattgcaactcattcaaaattttgaccaaattgcaatttgttttattaatccaaattgttcagctggtcaaaaatttgaacaaattgttcagtcaaaatgtgaaagtgcaaggtgataaaataaaatatacttacaatcctataagcctttaactccactgtattgatatattatatcatatatgttatattatagccattaccatactaaaggtcaactattttattttgaattgctataaaaatgtccaaactaagcttttatatagtttttctttcgaaaaggattttatatttataagaatcatatatcatttaaaataatacatcatatattcagtaaactatatgtgaaataacaatatgctattgataagtttcctttggaaaataacctaaaatactattcttttgaataaagactttttgaaaccaaaaaagattatctccccttcctacaaatatattgcaattttacgaattattttactgaatatgatgtttttattcatatactgtgtgattcttatgaatatagaatacattttgaaagaaaaactatataaaagcttagtttggacatttttatagcaattacaaataaaacagttcacctttagtatggtaatagctatatatacctatacagattgataaactaattgaaaaataacatcaacacagtggagttaaagtcttataggattgtaagtatgatttattttatcaccttgcactttcacattttgactgaacaatttgttcaaatttctgaccagttgaacaatttggtttaataaaacaaattgcaatttggtcaaaattttgaatgaattgcaattgttggatagcaacactatcagtcaagtcactgtaataaataaatcagttggcccgagaacacagttatttcgtagtgcatttcttttagacaataaattcaaatttaaaaaatcgcagctgctctttctcaaaaagatttttacagtgtagtgttcTACCAgtgggacaaataatatcaaaattatagaaacttctaccagctctaactcaaaatattgacaattctgtgttaaggaggtgtaaaattcagtttgacagcttcaggcgtgataaaatttgacctttttgaactggaccaaatcactactaataacataaagattcagcacccaattttttttaacatgtaaatacacccccccccccccccccctcttaatatttcatgcatttgatatcaagaaataaattgggaaagtgtatcaaataaaacatgtaagttatacactgtttacactagggactatagaCAACGAAAAAGGACCAGTTggttgtgtactgattgatacttcaTTCTGGGAGAACAAGATTTATCTCAGTACTTGTTGCAATTAGTTTTGAACACATTAccagtaattgcaaatactcttaGTTCAATACTCTATTGTCTTAATTCTAGTTTGctggttttattttgtgtttgtcTGTACCGATATTTTGAGTTAATCTAATTGCAACTGATTTGTGCcggttgtttttatattgtactgcTACGCTACTGTTTCAGCTTCtgggagggttgagcgctcacaaacatgctgttgtgctgttaaaccactgtactaggttaggggatggttgggatccgCGGCttacatgtttatccccgccaaattatgaatgtaaaaaactatatgcttgtcccaagtcaggagcttgtaagtcagtggttattgtttgttgctgtgttacttacttgtttttcgttcattattttgtacattaattaggctgttagttttcttctagtgatttcggggccttttatagctgaatatgtgaaatgttgtctctttgacacattccccatgtcctttctcaattttattatgcttATGTTGAAGAGCGTATGGTGATATATGGctgttaatttctgcgtcatttagtctcttgtgagaaattgtctcattggcaatcataccacatcttcgttttaatATCAACCCCTGCCATATTCTTTAtgaacctgtcccaagtcagcagcctgcagtttagtggttgtcgttggttcatgtctcaactcattttagatattttttaaattgatttgttatgtatAATTAAACCGTTAGTttattcgtttaaattgtttcacacttTTCATGGACTTCACGGCTTAATAGTATCGGATTTTgtcattattgaaggccttacggttgcctgtaattgcttacatccacttcatatttgaactccggtggatagttgccatattatcaataataacacatctcttagtttttatattatatatatctgatGTTTAATCTCGTTTTTCCTGAATATGCAATTGCATGAAATATGTGTCACTGTGCGTTAAAATTAGCATCAATTTAAAGTTGTGTTAAATAAGAGAAAACCATCTGATATTTAATAACTTCGGTTGGGTGGGGACAGGAGTATTTCGTATATAAATATGGTTGCCTGCTAAGAGTTGAAAAAAAGGCATGTTTAGCGACATATTAAAATGATCAATAAATACCCTCTTTCCTTCTTCATTCCTCATCTAATGATTTCAACTAACCACTAGCCAAATCATGAGTGATGAAAGTAGAGTTTAAcaacaataaatttaaattccTTCCCTAGAATATTAAATAGTTGGCCCTTAACTGTTATTGTCCGTGTAGTTcttatattcatatattcatCTAGCTTATCATCCTACAGAGATGTCCTACTAAGGCTGTCGTACCATAAAAACATGTATAACACAGCTCACATTCTAATATATCTACATTCATAATaacattgagaaaggaaatggggaacgtgtcaaagcgataacaacccgaccatagagcagacaacagccgaaggctcataatctagtataatataagagcataaaccttaagCACGGGAAGGCTCtctatttattattgtcatttcgaCAAAACAACGCCATTTTTGTTTTGTGCCTCTGCTGTCTAAACCACCTATTTCAAGGGAAGAGGTAGAAGAGAGCCAGAAGATCTtcccaatgcaaaaaaaaaaaaaacaaaaaaaaaaaaacaacagaaatggACCTTTTCTGGCTCACAACCaattaagaacaaaaaaaaaaacactccccTGCTGTGCTGTGGAATTTTTTTACGTGTTGTTTaaatattgaaagtttttttaattctgtCTGTTTATATCAAGTATTTAACGAATGATACAATGATTTCTATTCTGCTATAAAAAGCTTCTTAACAACAGAAACAAGTAAAATTCTGTGTGTCAGTTCCATAATCACTTACAATAAATATAAGACGACAAGGGCTAGGCTGTACTTGAGAGGCTATGTTATGTACTTTAATATGAAGAAAAACACTTTATAATTTACTTTCTATAATGAAACTGTTTTATTATCAACCATTGACTAATAATATGTTAAACAAATACAACTGTTCCTGGTCAACCTTATTCCGATAACAGTATGTATGAAAAACGGACGAAAAATTTTGGAACTTTGATGCCGGTTTTGAGcaagtttttaattaaaattcagtaTGAGCGCAGCTTTGCCCCACTGAAATATTTCAACATAAGATGCTTTATGTTGATATTATTGCTCTGATTAAATATTTCGTTGGGGCAAGAATGCGCTGGTACTTTTTTCGTAAAAAAAGTTAGTGAAAATgagtaaaaaattgtgaaaagccAACAAATATGCACGTGAAGTGTTGTCAAAACACGGCATtatgacgtcataactacaaaaaaacatttttttcataaaatgaatatGTGTAACGGAAAAAGAAAGCCATACACATACGAATAAGTAGAATTTGAAAAATTCTCGAAATTGAGGCCAATTTTGCCCCTTATAGCCCCTTCtccttttcaattgcacagtattgcacaatagcaagaaatatctaattgcacaatattgtgcaatagcaattaattttcaattggagttatctttctttgtatagaatagtagttgataatatatgttggaaatttaccagacttgactatgatgtcattttctatttttatttgccaattaataactttatgtaaataacttcattggaaatttgccaatataaaatgttgctgatgaagctttttttccttatcttatctaaaatgtttttagataatgtatgttggacatttgccagacatgactatgatgtcattttctatttttatttgccaataactttatgtaaataacttcattggaaatttgccaatataaaatgttgctgatgaagttttttttattgttttatacaataaacaatgtatattcacttttactaccaaccaatctttaccattcagtgataacaagcactttattttacattttaatatcttatgatgtatttaaaagagtagttattgttgcaaactccattagaaatttgaattgatatcagttttggaaaaagggaaacggggatgtgaaaaaaaggggggggggtttaaatttttctcatttcagatttcataaataaaaagaaaatttcttcaaacatttttttgagaggattaatattcaacagcatagtgaattgctcaaaggcaaaaaaaaccttttaagttcattagaccacattcattctgtgtcagaaacctatgctgtgtcaactatttaattttagatttaaaaagtttgaagaaatctttaattgatttgtaaaatcttgacatttgttttgtgtaaaaaaaaaacatataatgtcaaaaatttgatcacaatccaaattcagagctgtatcacgcttgaatgttttgtccatacttgccccaactgttcagggttcgacctctgcggtcgtataaagctgcgccctgcggagcacctggtttgacataaaatgtcgttttatgtacaaaacacttgggatggacatcgttcagtgtgaggaatttgtacagcctcatgaaatttttcaaaagtttgccgttttgggttaaaaaattacgatttggggtcaaatagcagaattttgagaatttcacctagatataatgccgaaaatttgaaaatttgaatattttatgaggaaaaaattatcaaaacatgaataaaactgtgaacatggtgttagtgaatgaaataaatacacaaataactacaaacaagtttttattgacatttattatgaagatctcccacttgagcaatagtagccagggaagccatcgtctcagagtagcttctgtctgggcagcaatcggtgaaagggttaaaagAAATATTAGATTTATTAAGAAGAAATCAATAAGAATTTATAACCCATGATATTATGTCCTCATTTTTCAGTATGTTGCAAAAATAGAGAAATATGTATATGGTGTGCATATTGGTTAGGTCTTGGTGTACTATCATCTGTAGGTCTGgggacaggattacatacatttctattatatctggtgagtatatcttggtgtactatcatctgtaggtctggggacaggattacatacatttctattatatctggtgagtatatcttggtgtactatcatctgtaggtctggggacaggattacatacatttctattatatctggtgagtatatcttggtgtactatcatctgtaggtctggggacaggattacatacatttctattatatctggtgagtatatcttggtgtactatcatctgtaggtctggggacaggattacatacatttctattatatctggtgagtatatcttggtgtactatcatctgtaggtctggggacaggattacatacatttctattatatctggtgagCACTTTATCTAGGTGTATTAACATTAGTCTGTCATGAAACACatgattacaaacattttttgagtATCTTGTGATTGACCAGGATTACATGCAgttctgttgtgttttgtaaacttgtatattttgtcttaTCTCTAAGTCTGTTAAAAAGATTACTTTGTGTTTTTCAGAAATTCTAGATTCAGAGtttatttttacaggaatttAGATGCCATCCTCTACAACTCCATATACACAATATCCCATGTTAAAtgttattataccccacgcaaagaagttgcggagggtataatgtttttgacccgtccttccgtcagtccgtccgtcagtccgtccgtcagtcctgtttcttgtcatcgcaactcctctcaaaccacacaacagaatttcacgaaaccttttcagataataaggacatactatgtagttgtgcatatcgacgggaaattgcgatttaatttttttctaggaattacgcccctttgaacttatttactttaatgtactactacaacagtttgtcatcgcaactcctctcaaaccacacaacagaatttcacgaaaccttttcagataataaggacatactatgtagttgtgcatattgacgggaaattgcgattcaattttttttctaggagttacgcccctttgaacttatttactttaatgtactactgcaacagtttgtcatcgcaactcctctgaaactacacaacagaatttcatgaaaccttttcagataataaggacatactatgtagttgtgcatatcgacgggaaattacgattcaattttatttctaggagttacgcccctttgaacttatttgcttcaatgtacttctgcaacagtttgtcatatcaactcctctgaaaacacacaacagaatttcatggaattttgtagataataaggacatactatgtagatgtgtatattgacaggaaattattattcaatattttttcttataccatttttttttcttgtacttatttaatttctccaatgacaatgtggggacttggggtatgtgagcgtgctcactaaggttctttaatttgtaTTATTTCAGGGACCACATATTGCAGCAGTAACGTTAGCAGCTTATGAATGTAAATCTACAAACTTTCCAGAACCACCATATCCAACAGAGTATGTATAAAGTTTATTATACCCCaagcaacgaagttgcggagggtataatgtttttgacccgtccgtccgtccgtccgtcagtcagtcctgtttcttgtcatcgcaactcctctcaaaccacacaacagaatttcacgaaaccttttcagataataaggacatactatgtagttgtgcatattgacgggaaattgcgattcaatttttattctaggagttacgcccctttgaacttatttactttaatgtactactgcaacagtttgtcatcgcaactcctctcaaaccacacaacagaatttcacgaaacctttttagataataaggacatactatgtagttgtgcatatcgacaggaaattacgattcatttttttcccaggagttacgcccctttgaacttatttactttaatgtactactgcaacagtttgtcatctcaactcctctgaaaccgctcaacaaaatttcatgaaactttgtagataataaggacatactacgtagatgtgcatatcgacagtaaattacgattcaattttttttctaggagttacgcccctttgaaattatttgatcaatatactactgcaagcttttgtcatcgcaactcctctcaaaccacacaacagaatttcatgaaaccttttcagataataaggacatactatgtagttgtgcatatcgacgggaaattgcgattcaattttttttctaggagttatgcccctttgaacttatttactttaatgtaccactgcaacagtttgtcatcgcaactcctctcaaaccacacaacagaatttcacgaaacctttttagataataaggacatactatgtagttgtgcatatcgacaggaaattacgattcatttttttttccaggagttacgcccctttgaacttatttactttaatgtactactgcaacagtttgtcatctcaactcctctgaaaccacacaacaaaatttcatgaaactttgtagatgataaggacatactacgtagatgtgcatatcgacaggaaattacgattcaattttttttccaggagttacgcccctttgaaattatttgatcaatatactactgcaagcttttgtcatcgcaactcctctcaaaccacacaacagaatttcatgaaaccttttcagataataaggacatactacgtagatgtgcatatcggcaggaaattacgattcattttttttcccaggagttacgcccctttgaacttatttactttaatgtactactgcaacagtttttcatctcaactcctctgaaaccgcacaacagaatttcatgaaaccttttcagataataaggacatactacttagatgtgcatatcaacaggaaattacgattcaatttttttcccaggagttatgcccctttgaacttatttgcccaatatactactgcaaccttttgtcatcgcaactcctctcaaaccacacaacagaatttcatgaaaccttttcagataataaggacatactatgtagatgtgtatatcgacaggaaattatgtcatgattcaatttttttttttatacaatttttttttctcatacttattttatttctccaa
Protein-coding sequences here:
- the LOC143052178 gene encoding vacuole membrane protein 1-like isoform X1 — encoded protein: MFTFRRMPVCCKNREICIWCAYWLGLGVLSSVGLGTGLHTFLLYLGPHIAAVTLAAYECKSTNFPEPPYPTEIVCPEGVTDGSTVSLWTIMNKVRLEAIMWGAGTALGELPPYFMARAARLSGADLDDDEFEEIEELIHQCS
- the LOC143052178 gene encoding vacuole membrane protein 1-like isoform X2; protein product: MLHHISKVCCKNREICIWCAYWLGLGVLSSVGLGTGLHTFLLYLGPHIAAVTLAAYECKSTNFPEPPYPTEIVCPEGVTDGSTVSLWTIMNKVRLEAIMWGAGTALGELPPYFMARAARLSGADLDDDEFEEIEELIHQCS